The following proteins are co-located in the uncultured Propionivibrio sp. genome:
- a CDS encoding ABC transporter permease, with the protein MDARKKLDKRLIDRQLFWPLFALVVLLTFDFFYIKGFFHIEIIDGHLYGSLIDIVNRATPLMFMAIGMTLVIASGGIDISVGSVLAISGAITAIMIGGDMVFVDGVQKYAAHNPMLVAILVALIASVVSGLWNGLLIAKLGVNAMVGTLILLVAGRGIAQLIVNGNVITVYYEPFFYIGSGFFLGLPFSIYLVAAFLALVMWLVKKTAFGLFLESIGSNRVSSRFTGLDVQTVTWACYAISGLCAGIAGIIIASEVKSADANSAGLFIELDAILSVVLGGNSMAGGRFSIIGSVIGALVVQTLTTTIYAIGVPPEVTMVVKALVVIVIYLVQSQMGKTSLKAAGGATALKAKEAKA; encoded by the coding sequence ATGGATGCGAGGAAAAAACTGGACAAGCGGCTGATTGATCGACAGCTCTTCTGGCCGCTGTTTGCCCTGGTCGTGCTTCTGACCTTCGATTTCTTCTATATCAAGGGCTTCTTTCACATCGAGATTATCGACGGGCATCTGTACGGCAGCCTGATCGACATCGTCAATCGGGCTACGCCCCTGATGTTCATGGCGATCGGCATGACCCTGGTGATCGCTTCCGGCGGTATCGACATTTCCGTCGGTTCGGTGCTGGCAATTTCCGGGGCGATTACTGCCATCATGATCGGCGGTGACATGGTCTTTGTCGATGGCGTCCAAAAATATGCGGCGCACAATCCCATGTTGGTGGCCATCCTGGTGGCATTGATCGCTTCCGTCGTATCGGGTTTGTGGAACGGCCTGTTGATCGCCAAGCTGGGTGTCAACGCGATGGTCGGCACCCTCATTCTGCTGGTGGCCGGACGCGGCATCGCGCAACTCATCGTCAACGGCAACGTGATTACGGTGTATTACGAACCGTTCTTCTACATCGGCTCCGGCTTTTTCCTCGGCTTGCCGTTTTCCATCTACCTGGTTGCCGCCTTCCTGGCGCTGGTGATGTGGCTGGTCAAGAAGACGGCATTCGGGCTTTTCCTGGAGTCAATCGGCTCCAACCGGGTATCCAGCCGTTTCACCGGTCTGGACGTGCAGACGGTGACCTGGGCCTGTTATGCCATCAGCGGCTTATGCGCAGGTATCGCCGGAATCATCATCGCTTCGGAGGTCAAGTCGGCCGATGCCAATAGCGCCGGATTGTTTATCGAACTCGATGCGATCCTGTCGGTCGTCCTCGGCGGGAATTCGATGGCAGGTGGGCGGTTCTCGATCATTGGCAGCGTCATCGGCGCCTTGGTCGTGCAAACCCTGACCACGACGATTTATGCAATTGGGGTTCCGCCGGAGGTAACCATGGTCGTCAAAGCCCTGGTTGTCATTGTGATCTACCTGGTCCAGTCGCAGATGGGCAAGACATCGCTCAAGGCGGCGGGCGGAGCGACGGCGCTCAAGGCGAAGGAGGCGAAAGCATGA
- a CDS encoding ABC transporter substrate-binding protein, which yields MLAPQASLAQTGKKLIIGFSQVGAETEWRVAMSKIMKETIAKEKDMELIFSDAQQKQENQLKALRTFILQKVDFIVFAPVVQTGWDSVLQEAKEAKIPVIVINRLVKTSAVKLEDHTVTFIGPDNMDAGRFAANFMIEKFKDAKVPVNVVQLEGTVGASSAVERKAGFEEVIKGQSKLKIVKTQSGDFTRAKGKEVMEAFLKSTKAEGVKIDALFTHSDDMGIGAMQAIEEAGLKPGKDIIIVGIDGVKGAFEAMISGKQAATVENPVDYAKPLIQVIRDYQAKNPIPAWVKLKNTVYPAETAARELPTRLY from the coding sequence ATGTTGGCTCCGCAAGCATCGTTGGCACAGACAGGCAAGAAATTGATCATCGGATTCTCGCAAGTCGGCGCCGAGACGGAATGGCGTGTGGCCATGTCGAAGATCATGAAGGAAACCATTGCGAAAGAGAAGGATATGGAGTTGATCTTCTCCGATGCGCAACAGAAGCAGGAGAACCAGCTCAAGGCGCTGCGCACTTTCATTTTGCAGAAGGTCGACTTCATCGTTTTCGCTCCGGTTGTCCAGACCGGCTGGGATTCCGTGCTGCAGGAAGCAAAGGAAGCGAAGATCCCGGTGATCGTCATCAATCGACTGGTCAAGACCAGCGCGGTCAAGCTCGAGGACCATACGGTGACGTTTATCGGCCCGGATAACATGGATGCCGGCCGCTTTGCTGCCAACTTCATGATCGAAAAGTTCAAGGATGCCAAGGTGCCGGTCAATGTCGTCCAGCTTGAAGGGACGGTTGGCGCGTCCTCCGCCGTCGAGCGGAAGGCTGGCTTCGAGGAAGTCATCAAGGGACAAAGCAAGCTGAAGATCGTCAAGACGCAATCCGGAGACTTCACCCGTGCGAAAGGCAAGGAAGTCATGGAAGCCTTCCTGAAGTCAACGAAGGCAGAAGGCGTCAAGATCGATGCGCTGTTCACTCATTCGGATGACATGGGTATCGGCGCCATGCAGGCGATCGAAGAGGCCGGGTTGAAGCCGGGCAAAGACATCATCATCGTCGGCATTGATGGCGTCAAAGGTGCCTTCGAAGCAATGATTTCCGGCAAACAGGCGGCGACGGTCGAGAACCCGGTCGATTATGCCAAACCGCTTATTCAGGTGATTCGCGACTATCAGGCGAAGAATCCGATCCCGGCCTGGGTCAAGCTCAAGAACACGGTTTATCCGGCAGAAACCGCGGCGCGGGAACTTCCCACTCGTCTGTATTAA
- a CDS encoding TRAP transporter substrate-binding protein, translated as MSRFCYLFLSLCGIAFFLSPLPAACQTQGSLRPISLRAALNNPKISGQYQGILIFKKLVEERTGGRIVVEVIADGILGDEEQLAEGMQQGIVDFTIHSSAKYANSVPEMDIYSPPYTFKNWDHMKAVMNSPVNDKLVQIVMERRGDHFVGVYTEGLRNVFTRKEIHKLDDLKGLRLRTMTGPSELGAWRALGANPTPTGYLELYSALQSGSVDGAENTMTALIGMRFHEAAKYVLRTAHNYMAMPAILSGKFVKKLPKDLGEIVIQAAKDSAREQLDWAIEFDRNNEKILKEQYGVKITELSKADYEKALSICMSQHIENAKRIGMESEQKLIADLRKKY; from the coding sequence ATGAGTCGATTTTGTTATCTTTTTCTCTCCCTGTGCGGCATCGCGTTTTTCCTCTCCCCGCTGCCGGCAGCTTGCCAGACGCAGGGCAGCCTCCGACCGATCAGTCTGCGCGCGGCGCTGAACAATCCCAAAATCAGTGGCCAGTACCAGGGAATCCTCATTTTCAAAAAACTTGTCGAAGAAAGGACCGGTGGGCGGATCGTCGTTGAAGTAATTGCCGATGGCATTCTTGGCGACGAGGAGCAGCTCGCCGAGGGCATGCAACAGGGGATCGTGGACTTCACCATTCACTCGTCTGCTAAATATGCCAATTCAGTTCCCGAGATGGATATCTACAGTCCGCCCTACACATTCAAGAACTGGGATCACATGAAGGCGGTGATGAACAGTCCGGTCAATGACAAGCTAGTGCAGATCGTGATGGAAAGACGCGGCGACCACTTTGTCGGCGTTTATACGGAAGGCTTGCGCAACGTCTTCACGCGAAAGGAAATTCACAAACTCGACGACCTCAAGGGACTCCGGCTACGGACGATGACCGGGCCGAGCGAACTCGGCGCCTGGCGGGCTCTCGGCGCCAATCCGACGCCAACGGGCTATCTTGAACTGTATTCGGCGCTGCAGTCCGGCAGCGTCGACGGCGCCGAGAACACCATGACGGCCCTGATCGGTATGCGCTTTCACGAAGCGGCGAAGTACGTCTTGCGGACCGCCCACAACTACATGGCGATGCCGGCCATTTTGAGCGGGAAATTCGTCAAGAAACTGCCGAAGGATCTCGGTGAAATTGTCATCCAGGCGGCAAAGGACTCCGCTCGAGAGCAACTGGATTGGGCTATCGAATTTGACCGAAATAACGAAAAAATCCTGAAAGAGCAGTATGGGGTAAAGATCACCGAGCTCTCGAAGGCAGATTATGAGAAGGCGCTGAGCATCTGTATGAGCCAGCATATCGAAAATGCCAAGAGAATCGGCATGGAGAGCGAGCAGAAATTGATTGCAGACCTGCGCAAGAAGTACTGA
- a CDS encoding sugar ABC transporter ATP-binding protein — translation MLRVCKEFPGVKALNHVDFELRHGEIHAVCGENGAGKSTLIKVLTGVEIHDSGEIILEGRPIRPRTPMEAPALGISTVYQEVNLCPNLSVAENIFVGREPTRGGKIDWDDVNRRSAEALARLNVKLDVTARLDEYSVAIQQMVAIARALDISAKILVLDEPTSSLNKTEVANLFRVMRKLKSAGIGIIFITHFLEQVYEITDRITILRNGQLVGQFETASLDRLQLIAKMIGKDLEEFEKGIKESLSDTASAETEGVYYRATQLGQLGSINPFDISIGKGEVMGLAGLLGSGRTESARVIFGIDAPDSGDVSVNGESVSIRKPADAIRLGFGFCSENRKTEGIVANLTIRENIVLALQGKRGLLAFLTRKEQEEIADKYVKLLNIVTPSIEQLVGNLSGGNQQKVLLARWLATDPELLILDEPTRGIDIGAKAEVQKLVLQLSGEGKAVLLISSELDEMVRCCSRMAVYKDKQKIGELRNKEISELNVMKTIAGGLN, via the coding sequence ATGCTCAGGGTTTGCAAGGAATTTCCAGGCGTTAAGGCACTTAATCATGTTGATTTCGAACTCCGGCATGGCGAGATTCATGCCGTCTGCGGAGAAAACGGCGCCGGCAAGTCGACGCTGATCAAGGTACTGACCGGTGTTGAGATCCACGACAGCGGCGAAATCATCCTGGAAGGACGTCCGATTCGCCCGAGGACACCGATGGAAGCGCCGGCCTTGGGGATCAGTACCGTCTATCAGGAGGTCAATCTCTGCCCGAATTTGTCGGTTGCCGAAAACATTTTCGTCGGTCGCGAGCCGACGCGGGGCGGAAAGATCGATTGGGATGATGTCAATCGGCGATCCGCAGAAGCCTTGGCGCGGCTGAACGTCAAACTGGACGTGACGGCGAGGCTGGATGAATATTCGGTTGCCATTCAGCAAATGGTGGCTATCGCCCGTGCGCTTGATATCTCGGCAAAAATTCTTGTCCTCGACGAACCGACGTCGAGTCTCAACAAGACCGAGGTCGCCAATCTGTTCCGGGTCATGCGGAAGCTGAAGAGCGCCGGGATCGGCATCATATTCATCACGCATTTTCTCGAACAGGTCTATGAAATCACCGATCGGATCACCATTCTTCGTAATGGTCAGTTGGTCGGTCAATTCGAGACGGCCAGTCTGGATCGCTTGCAATTGATCGCCAAGATGATCGGCAAGGATCTCGAGGAATTTGAAAAGGGTATCAAGGAGAGTCTCAGCGATACGGCGTCGGCGGAGACCGAGGGTGTGTATTACCGGGCGACGCAGCTCGGTCAGCTCGGGTCGATAAATCCCTTCGACATCAGCATCGGCAAGGGCGAGGTCATGGGTCTGGCCGGATTGCTCGGATCAGGGCGAACGGAAAGCGCGAGAGTGATCTTCGGGATCGACGCACCGGATAGCGGCGATGTGTCCGTCAACGGTGAAAGTGTTTCGATCCGCAAACCGGCAGATGCAATACGACTCGGCTTCGGCTTTTGTTCCGAGAACCGGAAGACCGAGGGGATCGTCGCCAATCTCACGATCCGGGAAAACATCGTGCTGGCGCTGCAAGGAAAACGTGGCTTGCTGGCATTCCTGACGCGCAAGGAGCAGGAGGAAATCGCCGACAAATATGTCAAGTTGCTGAACATCGTCACGCCCAGCATCGAACAGCTTGTCGGCAATCTTAGCGGCGGAAACCAGCAAAAGGTACTGCTGGCGCGCTGGTTGGCGACCGATCCGGAACTGTTGATTCTCGACGAGCCGACGCGGGGGATCGATATCGGCGCCAAGGCCGAAGTGCAGAAACTGGTCCTGCAGTTATCGGGCGAAGGAAAAGCGGTTCTGCTGATTTCCTCGGAGCTCGATGAAATGGTTCGTTGCTGTAGCCGGATGGCGGTCTACAAGGATAAACAAAAGATCGGAGAGTTGAGGAACAAGGAGATTTCCGAGCTCAACGTCATGAAGACGATCGCTGGAGGGCTGAACTGA